One part of the Vitis riparia cultivar Riparia Gloire de Montpellier isolate 1030 chromosome 8, EGFV_Vit.rip_1.0, whole genome shotgun sequence genome encodes these proteins:
- the LOC117920171 gene encoding 3-isopropylmalate dehydratase large subunit, chloroplastic-like: MASSTISSNSTTFIKKDVGLSAFSSSPSSFSVPKTKRRNSRKIVSVMAPQQSPRSPSTTGSVKTAMTMTEKILARASEKPQLSPGENVWVDVDILMTHDVCGPGSFGIFKKEFGQNAKVWDREKIVIIPDHYIFTNDERANRNVDILRDFCTEQNIKYFYDIKDLGNFKVNPDYKGVCHVALAQEGHCRPGEVLLGTDSHTCTAGAFGQFATGIGNTDAGFVLGTGKILLKVPPTLRFVMDGEMPDYLLAKDLILQIIGEISVSGATYKSMEFVGSTVESLTMEERMTLCNMVVEAGGKNGVVPADSTTHKYLEDKTDVPYEPVYSDEQARFLSEYRFDVSKLEPLVAKPHSPDNRALARECKDVKIDRVYIGSCTGGKTEDFLAAAKVFHASGKKVKVPTFLVPATQKVWMDVYSLPVPGCGGKTCSQIFEEAGCDTPASPSCGACLGGPRDTYARMNEPQVCVSTTNRNFPGRMGHKEGQIYLASPYTAAASALTGFVTDPREFLQ; this comes from the exons ATGGCTTCTTCTACTATTTCCTCCAACTCTACTACTTTCATCAAG AAAGATGTGGGTCTCTCTGCATTTTCATCATCGCCATCATCATTTTCCGTCCCGAAAACCAAGAGAAGGAATTCCCGGAAAATTGTTTCAGTTATGGCACCCCAACAATCGCCACGATCTCCTTCCACCACTGGCTCA GTCAAGACTGCAATGACCATGACTGAAAAGATTTTAGCCAGGGCTTCTGAGAAACCCCAGCTGAGCCCAGGTGAGAATGTTTGGGTAGATGTTGATATCTTGATGACCCATGATGTCTGTGGCCCAGGTTCTTTTGGAATCTTCAAGAAAGAGTTTGGCCAGAATGCCAAG GTTTGGGACCGTGAAAAGATTGTTATAATACCTGACCACTACATCTTCACAAATGATGAGCGGGCAAATCGTAATGTTGATATATTGAGGGATTTTTGCACGGAGCAAAATATCAAGTACTTCTATGATATAAAAGATCTTGGTAATTTCAAG GTTAACCCAGATTATAAAGGTGTATGCCATGTTGCTCTTGCCCAAGAAGGTCATTGCAGGCCTGGAGAG GTCCTGCTGGGTACTGACTCCCACACATGTACTGCTGGGGCATTTGGCCAGTTTGCTACTGGAATAGGTAACACCGATGCTGGTTTTGTATTGGGCACTGGAAAGATCCTGCTCAAG GTGCCTCCCACATTGAGATTTGTTATGGATGGAGAAATGCCTGATTACTTGCTCGCAAAGGATTTGATTTTGCAG ATTATTGGTGAAATATCAGTTTCTGGGGCAACATATAAATCCATGGAATTTGTTGGCAGTACTGTTGAAAGTCTGACT ATGGAAGAAAGGATGACATTATGCAACATGGTTGTTGAAGCTGGAGGAAAGAATGGTGTTGTTCCTGCTGATAGTACTACACATAAGTACCTTGAG GATAAGACAGATGTTCCATATGAACCGGTTTATAGCGATGAGCAAGCCAG ATTTCTTTCTGAGTATAGATTTGATGTCTCAAAACTGGAACCGCTGGTGGCAAAG CCTCATTCACCTGATAATCGTGCTTTGGCAAGAGAATGCAAAGATGTGAAAATTGACAGGGTATATATTGGATCTTGCACTGGTGGAAAAACTGAGGATTTTCTAGCTGCAGCCAAAGTTTTTCATGCTTCC GGAAAGAAGGTCAAAGTTCCCACATTCCTTGTCCCTGCAACCCAAAAG gTCTGGATGGATGTATATAGTCTCCCAGTACCAGGATGTGGTGGCAAGACTTGCTCCCAGATATTTGAGGAAGCTGGTTGTGATACACCTGCAAGTCCTAGTTGTGGTGCTTGTTTGGGTGGTCCTAGAGACACATATGCACGCATGAACGAACCTCAG GTATGCGTCTCTACAACAAATAGGAACTTCCCTGGGCGAATGGGGCACAAAGAAGGCCAGATATATCTAGCTTCTCCTTACACAGCAGCAGCATCTGCTTTGACTGGTTTTGTCACTGATCCCAGAGAGTTCTTGCAGTAG
- the LOC117921268 gene encoding uncharacterized protein LOC117921268 isoform X1 codes for MLKDAKRRQLEDSDQTKKRKLQDRPGWMACRGCPANFTPLRNLLEDLQQHATAYTRWYLFSYDYELSFNLDHGGVESRFLTRIKDGRARDGDDEGTPVELSDMYCIKCGMHAGWQIVSEYGNEPSIYAEKCILLSEW; via the exons ATGTTAAAAGACGCGAAACGAAGACAGCTTGAAGATTCtgatcaaacaaagaaaagaaagcttCAAGATCGGCCGGGCTGGATGGCTTGTAGGGGTTGTCCGGCCAACTTCACTCCTCTTCGCAACCTTCTCGAA GATCTTCAGCAGCATGCGACTGCCTACACTCGTTGGTACCTGTTCAGCTACGATTACGAACT TAGTTTCAATCTGGACCATGGAGGAGTGGAGTCTCGGTTTCTCACTCGGATTAAAGATGGTAGGGCTAGAGATGGAGACGACGAGGGGACTCCTGTGGAATTGTCCGATATGTACTGCATTAAATGTGGAATGCACGCTGGATGGCAGATT GTTTCTGAGTATGGAAATGAACCTAGTATCTATGCAGAGAAATGCATACTGCTAAGTGAATGGTGA
- the LOC117921268 gene encoding uncharacterized protein LOC117921268 isoform X2 has protein sequence MLKDAKRRQLEDSDQTKKRKLQDRPGWMACRGCPANFTPLRNLLEDLQQHATAYTRWYLFSYDYELFNLDHGGVESRFLTRIKDGRARDGDDEGTPVELSDMYCIKCGMHAGWQIVSEYGNEPSIYAEKCILLSEW, from the exons ATGTTAAAAGACGCGAAACGAAGACAGCTTGAAGATTCtgatcaaacaaagaaaagaaagcttCAAGATCGGCCGGGCTGGATGGCTTGTAGGGGTTGTCCGGCCAACTTCACTCCTCTTCGCAACCTTCTCGAA GATCTTCAGCAGCATGCGACTGCCTACACTCGTTGGTACCTGTTCAGCTACGATTACGAACT TTTCAATCTGGACCATGGAGGAGTGGAGTCTCGGTTTCTCACTCGGATTAAAGATGGTAGGGCTAGAGATGGAGACGACGAGGGGACTCCTGTGGAATTGTCCGATATGTACTGCATTAAATGTGGAATGCACGCTGGATGGCAGATT GTTTCTGAGTATGGAAATGAACCTAGTATCTATGCAGAGAAATGCATACTGCTAAGTGAATGGTGA